The Sander vitreus isolate 19-12246 chromosome 10, sanVit1, whole genome shotgun sequence genome contains the following window.
AAGCTGCAAGAGAAAAAGGGAGGGCCCAGTGCGTGTAACCAGCGATGCTTTTTTACCAATCACAGGGGTTTCcccaccctctctccctccctccatcccttttttcgctccctccctctgtctgtcaaccaaaggaaaaaaaggtgcaggggaaaaaaaagtgataagcaGCCAGCAGCTTCTGGGTTTTGCTTTCAAGCGCACTCCTGCTGAATCgcgtgagtgagtgtgtatgtgtgtgtgtgtggggcgtTCACTCCTCCTGCCACAGTAGCAACACATTGCAGCAGCGCCGGCCCTGAACAAAAGGCTCAACACAGCAGAGCCACAGGAGGAAAAACTCAGGGATAGATGCAGAAAGAGTGGCCCAGCGTGACTGCACTTTTCAGGGAGGAACTCAACCTGCCATTTAGGCCTCCTGGTGCCGGAGTGGAGACAGGACTGTACACTAGACCAGCAcagactgcctgtctgtctctctgagctGAGGAAAACACCCtgttttgtctttcactttGTCTTCATTCATACACCTCAGTCTCTGTCAACCTTTACTGAGATTCTTACACTTGCCCTTCTTCACCTGGGCATCTTTCCTTTTCATCCACCTGTCCTCTGAGATGTCAGACGATGACTGCCGCTCGCCCATCGGCCTGGACTGTTGCAGTTGCTGCCTGGACCTGGCCAATGGCTGTGATGACTCCATGGCCAGCAGTCCAGCACAAGGTCTTGGTACTACTGGGGGCCTGCCAGGAAGCCCCACTAGCCCCAGTGTCAGTCACTTCCGTCAGCTCCGCAACCAGTTGATGTACCAGAACCTGAACACTGATAAGCTGAACAACATCATGAGGCAGGACTCCCTTGAATCGGTGGTGAGGGACCCCTGCTTCCTGCTCAATGAGGGGATCTGCAACAGCAACATTGACCAGACCATGCTGTCTATACTGCTCTTCTTTCACAGgtatgtctgttgtttgcttATCTGACAGGTACACCCTTAGCTAATAAGGTTACGACTGAATATAAAGGCACTGTCATAAGTACATGAAATTTGAAATTGAGCTGGAAGTTATCCTTTACTCCTCTTAGGGACTCAAACTTCTGGATCTGCTGTATCAAATCTCAATATGAGTGCTGTATCATAACCACATAGCTAACAGTGGCTAATCAGGTTTCTTGGAATAGCACTTTCTGAAAAGGATGACATAAGTGAAAAGTATAGGATAGGACAAGGGTGTTTATTTTGAATATGTTCTAGAAATGAGTTTCAGATAAGACTATTAATGCACTTTAGTTTACTTTGCATTACTTAAGCAAATGCAATATAGATTTAATATGTAAAATAATGTTGAAATATGTTTGCAGCTCACAGTGTCTATTTACATCTACACAGTTCATGGCTTTCATGCAGCATGTTTGATATGTTACATAACATGACACTGACAATAATGTATGCATGAGCTGTACAGTATTAACACGATAAAGTATTCATCTTCAAAATTTGTAAGATATATTTTGAGTCTGAGAAATAAATGTTCCTAGATtcatcaaaacaacaaaactccAAAACCCCAGAAAACAGAGGTAAACTAAACCTAATCTTACAccctacaaaaacacaaagttacTCTAAAGCAACAGTTTGTTGTCATATTGATTCAATTAAAATGATCTTTTATTGCTAGATGTCAATTAAAACTGGCTTGACACCTTTTCCATAAACAGTGTTTGGCAGCTCACCTCGCAGTGTTTGTGAGGAAGAGAATGTCCTGCTACAAAGTTGCTGCCAGTTGGATAGTTTGTTTGGCAGCGACTGTTCAATGACTTCAGCCTCAAATTAACAGTTACCATCTTTCCAGACGGCTACAGTTTTGACCATCACTGAACTCCTGAACCCGAGCCAGAAGTTACTGTACAGTCAGTGCTTACTTGGAAAAGATGTAATTATGTATGGTCTGTCTGGTTATCGGAGCAGTAAAATGCAGAGATCCATGGGGAAATAGCagcaaacactacacaaacCTGTTTTCATCGTAAGAGCCACCTTTGAATGTCATTTGTGTCAGTAAAATTAGATATGTGTTAGACGATCATGACATGTTAGACATGTATTCCATATGATAACATTAATGTGATCAATTGGCAATAAAAgagtggttttattttttgtttatggtGTACAAAAGGAATCATCATAATTGACCTTTGCCCCCACTCTTACCACTTTTGTCTCAGGACTGTTTTCTTGAAGCCACTGTATATTAAAACCTACAGACTGACTTTCATACCCTAATGATGCTGTTCCAAGTCTTTTTTCCTCTAACCCAATTATGAAATACATACTAAAACAACTGAGTTCTTGTTCCATTAAGATTTTATGGGATAACATTCCATGTTTGCTTTGGTTTTAGAACCAAATATTAGAGACAAAACGTCAAGtggaaaaatgtaattacattatAATGTAGGTATGTATTTAAAAAGCATGTAAAATAGCATGTAAAATAGTCTGTATATTACGTGCCATTAATTAAACCATGTCAGGTAAACCCAGATTTTTTTTCCACGTTTAGTCAAATAGAATATATTTGACAATGTTTATCCTGATAAGATGTGCCTGGACTGAACATGGCAATAGTATTTGTTATCATTAATTCAGGTATTTTCAGAGATTATCATATCAGCAAAGGTCTCTAGCTAAGAAACATTATCAGTACTTAATCAAATTACGTTACTGTGTCCAAATAAGTTAAACTTCAACCTGGCATATCTTTGCTATATGCTGTTAGTACAGACTTTTCTTACCTCCTGTGATGATTGATACTAAATGAGTACAGACAGTACAATGGAAGTAAAACCATTTACTTTGCACTGCAGCTGATGGCAGTGATGATTAGACCTTAAATAGgtataattgtattttgtaacTTTTGACTGCAAATGCTCATCCATGCCAAACTCTCAGACAGTTGAAACAAGAATTTGCTTTTTACACATGGCACATCTgtctgaaaaaaagaacacataTAGACTACTGTATATGGAGAACTTTCACAATTACTTTGTTTTTCCATCTGTTACATAACAGCTGTTCAAATTATCATTAATTTGACAGCTTTTTAGGTGATATTGTTCTTGTGAAGTTGCATTATTCAATGAAAGAACAGTCTGTTCTTAATTTATTTATGATAGCGAGGGTGCGTCGTTATGATACTGAGAATAAAGAACAAGGAGTGAAGAAACTTTGGATTTGGACTGCAGCTCCAGCCGGTACTCCCTTTTTTGCTTTtcaaacaaaactttttttaaaatgttttaatactttgaACATGTCCTCAGACTTGAAGCTATACTTGGATATGCTCAGGGGAGTTATTATTCTCTGCATTCAGTGTTTACATTATCATAACTTGACTAATGCCTGCTGGCAGGgctttgttaaaaatgttacacaacatttttttttctgctctgcTATTTAGACATTCTAATAGGACAGTCTTAATAACACAGTTATACTTTTATTAATTTTCTCACTAACCACAGAGTTACACTTTCATGGTTGTACAatttatgaatatgaatatatctatatctatatatatatatatatatatatatatatatatatatatatatatatatacactatgaATATTCATAGTAGTCACACTTTACTTACTGTGCCGTTAACAAATGATTAAAATCTTGATCTCCTTATCTATACTGGCATCTCCTAGAAGGGGAGACAAATCTGGTTATAAGTGCCAATATTATTTAGGCATTTCTGGCCCAGAGGCAATGTGTTCACTTGCACCATTGGCCACTGTGACTGTGCATCTGTCTGTCCCAGCTGAACTGTTTGCCTGACAAACAGTCTTTACCCAGAACACTTTGTTCCTGAACCTTGCCTTCTGAGGAGGGAATCACATGTGGCTTTCATGGATATGCTTTTTTTCGCAGGATTATTACATTGATTTCAAATGTGTACCCTTTACAGTTTATCATGCAGAAACACAAATgcactcattcattcacacatGTACTCACATTATAATCCTGTCAGTTGAAACACGCTAAGCTGAGGTTTGCAGAAGTTCAT
Protein-coding sequences here:
- the tsc22d3 gene encoding TSC22 domain family protein 3 isoform X1; this encodes MSDDDCRSPIGLDCCSCCLDLANGCDDSMASSPAQGLGTTGGLPGSPTSPSVSHFRQLRNQLMYQNLNTDKLNNIMRQDSLESVVRDPCFLLNEGICNSNIDQTMLSILLFFHSASGASVVAIDNKIEQAMDLVKNHLMYAVREEVEVLKEQIKELAEKNNQLERENYLLKNLASPEQLEKFQSRIPTDTLLPLDNVSSQVTADHPCSLSTGSAV